In Bacillota bacterium, the following are encoded in one genomic region:
- the ftsH gene encoding ATP-dependent zinc metalloprotease FtsH: MNRAFRTLAVYVVLLFLSIVVINYFSQHAPVQEITYNQFLQYAKDGQVSDVEIVVEKGETTGRLKSGQSFRVVLPSDPSLYTLLEEKGVIIKFRLPQDPPWWMALITTILPVLLIAGVFFLLMQQTQGTGSRVMQFGRSRARLVSEDKKKVTFADLGGVEEVKEELKEIVDFLRHPKRYLEMGARIPKGVLLVGPPGTGKTHVARAVAGEAGVPFFFISGSDFVEMFVGVGASRVRDLFEQAKKHAPAIVFIDEIDAVGRQRGAGYGGGHDEREQTLNQLLVEMDGFSTNEGIIVMAATNRPDVLDPALLRPGRFDRQVVIDRPDLRGRLEILRIHTRNKPLDKDVDLEVVARRTPGFTGADLENVVNEAALLAARQRRRKITMEDLEDAIDRVVAGPEKKSRVMSEKERRVIAYHEAAHALVAKLLPGTDPVHKASIIPRGAALGYVLQLPTEDRYIMTKAELMDRITSALAGRAAEELVFNEVSTGAAHDLETVTKLVRRMITEYGMSETLGPLTFGTKEELVFLGRDIARERNYSEEVAAAIDKEVRAIVNACYSRATQLLRDHRETLDRVAAALLERETLEGPELDALLAGLPVPSKPPIPGTRSGREEEGKEKRAPVPAPEVIPSPPRPAPAQEV, from the coding sequence GTGAACCGGGCATTCCGCACCCTGGCAGTTTACGTGGTCCTTCTGTTCCTGAGCATCGTGGTCATCAACTACTTCTCCCAGCACGCCCCCGTTCAGGAGATCACCTACAATCAGTTCCTGCAGTATGCCAAGGATGGCCAGGTAAGTGACGTCGAAATCGTGGTGGAAAAAGGGGAAACCACCGGCCGCCTGAAGTCCGGGCAGAGCTTCCGGGTGGTGCTCCCCAGCGATCCCTCCCTTTATACGTTGCTCGAGGAGAAGGGTGTCATCATCAAGTTCCGTCTGCCCCAGGACCCCCCCTGGTGGATGGCGCTGATTACCACCATCCTGCCCGTCCTCCTCATCGCGGGCGTGTTCTTCCTGCTCATGCAGCAAACCCAGGGGACGGGTAGCCGGGTGATGCAGTTCGGGCGTTCCCGCGCCCGGCTGGTATCGGAAGACAAGAAGAAGGTCACCTTCGCCGACCTGGGCGGGGTGGAGGAGGTCAAGGAAGAACTCAAGGAGATCGTGGACTTCCTCCGCCATCCCAAGCGTTATCTGGAGATGGGTGCGCGCATTCCCAAGGGTGTGTTGCTGGTGGGTCCCCCCGGCACGGGCAAGACCCACGTGGCGCGGGCCGTGGCGGGTGAGGCCGGTGTCCCGTTCTTTTTCATCAGCGGTTCTGACTTCGTAGAGATGTTCGTGGGTGTAGGAGCTTCACGCGTGCGCGACCTGTTCGAGCAGGCGAAGAAGCACGCCCCTGCCATCGTGTTCATAGATGAGATAGATGCCGTGGGGCGTCAGCGCGGTGCCGGCTATGGCGGTGGCCACGATGAGCGGGAGCAAACCCTGAACCAGCTCCTGGTGGAGATGGACGGCTTCTCCACCAACGAAGGGATCATCGTGATGGCGGCCACCAACCGGCCCGACGTGCTGGATCCTGCCCTGTTGCGGCCGGGCCGCTTCGACCGCCAGGTGGTGATCGACCGGCCCGACCTGAGGGGTCGCCTGGAGATCCTGCGCATCCACACCCGCAACAAGCCCCTGGATAAGGACGTGGATTTGGAGGTGGTCGCCCGCCGGACTCCCGGCTTCACCGGGGCCGACCTGGAGAACGTGGTGAACGAGGCGGCCCTGCTGGCAGCCCGCCAGCGCCGGCGGAAGATCACCATGGAAGACCTGGAAGATGCCATCGACCGGGTGGTGGCCGGTCCCGAAAAGAAGAGCCGGGTTATGAGTGAGAAGGAGCGCCGGGTGATTGCCTACCACGAGGCTGCCCATGCCCTGGTGGCCAAGCTGTTGCCCGGTACCGATCCCGTGCACAAAGCGTCGATCATCCCCCGGGGAGCCGCCCTGGGGTACGTCCTGCAACTCCCCACCGAAGACCGCTATATCATGACCAAGGCCGAACTGATGGACCGTATCACCTCGGCCCTGGCGGGTCGGGCCGCCGAGGAACTGGTCTTCAACGAAGTTTCCACCGGGGCCGCCCACGACCTGGAGACGGTGACCAAGCTGGTCCGGCGCATGATCACCGAGTACGGCATGAGCGAGACGCTGGGGCCGCTTACCTTTGGTACCAAGGAAGAACTGGTTTTCCTGGGTCGGGACATCGCCCGGGAGCGCAACTACTCCGAAGAGGTGGCGGCGGCCATCGACAAGGAAGTGCGGGCTATCGTCAATGCCTGTTACTCGCGCGCCACCCAGCTCCTGCGCGACCACCGGGAAACGCTCGACCGCGTGGCCGCTGCCCTCCTGGAGAGGGAGACTCTGGAGGGGCCGGAACTGGATGCTCTGCTGGCCGGTCTCCCCGTCCCCAGCAAGCCGCCCATACCCGGTACCCGCTCCGGCCGGGAGGAGGAGGGCAAAGAAAAACGGGCCCCCGTGCCGGCGCCGGAAGTGATTCCGTCTCCGCCCCGCCCGGCGCCCGCACAGGAAGTCTGA
- the ldhH gene encoding L-lactate dehydrogenase (quinone) large subunit LdhH — protein MTVPFPQRVKEALANETLRTVLGRFTDAFVVSRREVFSGYDFPALREQLAAIKDRAIARLPELADQFERAARSRGTVVFRAPDARAAVDYVVNLAREKGITRAVKSKSMASEEIDLNPTLAAAGVHVVETDLGEWIIQQLGQRPSHMVMPALHLNRDQVASIFSQVLSRSVAPDIGAMVQAARSHLRAEFLGAQMGISGANAAVASTGTLVIFTNEGNARLTTTLPPVHVAIVGYEKLIPTMADLVPILRILPRNATAQRLTSYVTMISGPSPSLAGPKEMHVVLLDNGRLELARDPTFRILLRCVRCAACLNVCPVFTLVGGHVFGGTAYTGGIGSLLTAFLPGGPASLALADKPQSLCTACGACLDYCACGLPIPELILELRRRLARTRPLPPSDRLVAAITARPALMRAGLSAARVASRPLQAQGMTRTGPLLREATSFRSLPALQPSLASRLGRSSPLEAAAGSGQKAAYAPGAERVKTVAFYAGCLVEHVYPEVGRAAMEVLGQAGFHVIYPRGQGCCGAPAIYTGQDASRPARYNIGHLLDSGADAVVTCCPTCAVALKFDFARVLAGNSRWEEQARTLAARTFEFTRFLTSQDIPPAALFAGTDQPATVTYHDSCHLRYRLGDGQAPRRLLASLPGFTFREMPYADRCCGFGGTYSFKHPSLSAALLEQKLEWVAAARADVVAVACPGCLLQLRGGLHRKASPQKVMHIAELLLPARAR, from the coding sequence GTGACGGTTCCGTTTCCCCAGCGGGTCAAGGAAGCCCTTGCCAACGAAACCCTGCGTACCGTACTGGGGCGTTTCACCGATGCCTTCGTGGTGTCGCGGCGGGAAGTGTTCTCGGGATACGATTTCCCCGCCCTGCGCGAACAATTAGCCGCCATAAAAGACAGGGCCATCGCCCGCTTGCCCGAACTGGCCGACCAGTTCGAAAGGGCAGCCCGCAGCCGGGGCACGGTCGTCTTCCGCGCCCCCGATGCCCGCGCCGCCGTGGATTACGTCGTTAACCTGGCCCGCGAAAAGGGCATCACCCGTGCCGTCAAGTCCAAGTCCATGGCCTCGGAAGAAATCGACCTCAACCCCACGCTGGCCGCAGCCGGTGTGCACGTGGTGGAAACTGACCTGGGCGAGTGGATCATCCAGCAACTGGGGCAGCGCCCCTCGCACATGGTCATGCCCGCCCTGCACCTGAACCGTGACCAGGTGGCCTCCATTTTCAGCCAGGTCCTCTCACGTTCCGTCGCCCCCGACATCGGGGCCATGGTACAGGCAGCCCGCAGCCACCTGCGCGCCGAGTTCCTGGGCGCCCAGATGGGGATCTCGGGAGCCAATGCGGCGGTGGCATCCACGGGAACGCTGGTCATCTTCACCAACGAGGGCAATGCCCGCCTGACCACCACCCTGCCTCCCGTGCACGTGGCCATAGTGGGGTACGAGAAGCTGATTCCCACCATGGCTGACCTGGTTCCCATCCTGCGCATCCTGCCGCGCAACGCTACCGCCCAGCGCCTCACCAGCTACGTGACCATGATCTCGGGGCCCAGCCCGTCTCTGGCCGGCCCCAAGGAAATGCACGTCGTCCTGCTGGACAACGGACGCCTGGAACTGGCGCGCGACCCCACCTTCCGCATTCTCCTGAGGTGTGTGAGATGTGCCGCCTGCTTGAACGTGTGCCCCGTCTTCACCCTGGTGGGTGGCCACGTATTCGGAGGAACCGCATACACGGGCGGGATCGGTAGCCTGCTCACCGCCTTCCTCCCCGGGGGGCCGGCCAGCCTGGCTCTGGCTGACAAACCCCAGTCCCTGTGCACGGCCTGCGGGGCCTGCCTGGACTATTGCGCCTGCGGCCTCCCCATACCCGAACTGATCCTGGAACTGCGGCGTCGCCTGGCCCGGACGCGGCCCCTGCCGCCCAGCGACCGCCTGGTAGCAGCCATCACCGCTCGACCCGCCCTGATGCGGGCAGGTCTGTCCGCCGCGCGGGTTGCCTCCCGGCCCCTGCAGGCACAGGGCATGACCCGCACCGGACCCCTGCTCCGTGAGGCCACTTCTTTCCGCAGCCTGCCGGCCCTGCAGCCGTCCCTGGCCTCCCGGCTGGGCCGCTCCTCGCCGCTCGAGGCCGCTGCAGGCTCTGGACAGAAGGCCGCGTACGCACCCGGGGCCGAGCGGGTGAAAACGGTGGCGTTCTACGCCGGGTGCCTGGTGGAACACGTGTACCCCGAGGTCGGCCGGGCAGCCATGGAGGTACTCGGTCAGGCCGGCTTCCACGTCATCTACCCGCGCGGTCAGGGGTGCTGCGGCGCCCCTGCCATATACACGGGACAGGATGCCTCCCGCCCCGCCCGCTACAACATCGGCCATCTGCTGGATTCCGGCGCTGACGCGGTGGTCACCTGCTGTCCCACCTGTGCCGTCGCCCTCAAGTTCGACTTCGCCCGCGTCCTGGCAGGCAACTCCCGCTGGGAGGAACAGGCGCGTACCCTGGCGGCACGCACCTTCGAGTTCACCCGCTTCCTCACCTCCCAGGACATCCCCCCCGCCGCGCTTTTCGCCGGCACCGACCAGCCGGCCACGGTGACGTACCACGATTCGTGTCACCTGCGCTACCGCCTCGGCGACGGCCAGGCGCCCCGCCGTCTCCTTGCCAGCCTGCCGGGATTCACGTTCCGGGAGATGCCTTACGCCGATCGTTGCTGTGGCTTCGGCGGCACGTACTCTTTCAAGCACCCCTCCCTGTCCGCTGCCCTTCTGGAGCAAAAACTGGAGTGGGTCGCCGCTGCCCGTGCCGACGTGGTGGCAGTGGCATGCCCGGGCTGCCTGCTACAGCTACGGGGAGGCCTCCATCGCAAGGCCTCCCCGCAAAAGGTAATGCACATCGCGGAGTTACTGCTGCCCGCCCGGGCTAGGTAG
- a CDS encoding HD domain-containing protein produces the protein MEAITIRDPVHGDVVISPEELAVLDTRPMQRLRGIKQVGAAYLVYPGCTHTRFEHSLGTLAVVQRLLGAIASRGHPLDSGLVRLARMTALVHDITHLPFGHTFEDETRIFPRHDSPARFSRFLQEGPTGEVLRRLGLDEDVYAVLTGQGASRGIPAWVGQVVAGAVDADLLDYVRRDAYYAGLTQAYDDRIFAYFSLTGDQLTFNLTRHGMERPDARSELSHLLRLRYFLTERLYYHHAKIAAGAMVARAVELATSQGLTEVHLYDQTDETLLECLPALVPDGPPQPGISFLLRAVRERRLYKRAYVLSLDGIGEEAQRHLIGQYRPSPSARHALEAELARAAGMTAPSRAAAAGIAVPASVPSQAGAAGTTTPAEVGVIVYCPEASTMKEAAVPVITPAGLRLLNEPEVGRREITCLDEMYRHLWRFYIFAPADFAPAVGRAAEEILGFPNEHRTAP, from the coding sequence ATGGAGGCTATCACCATACGCGATCCCGTACACGGAGACGTGGTCATTTCGCCTGAAGAACTGGCCGTACTGGATACCCGACCCATGCAGCGGCTGCGGGGGATTAAGCAGGTAGGCGCAGCATACCTGGTCTACCCGGGATGTACACACACCCGCTTCGAACACTCCCTGGGGACCCTGGCCGTGGTGCAACGGCTGCTGGGGGCAATTGCAAGCCGGGGACACCCCCTCGACTCGGGTCTGGTGCGCCTGGCCCGCATGACCGCCCTGGTGCATGACATCACCCACCTTCCGTTCGGCCACACCTTCGAGGACGAAACCCGCATATTCCCCCGGCACGATAGCCCCGCCCGCTTCTCCCGCTTCCTGCAGGAAGGACCCACCGGCGAGGTCCTGCGCCGCCTGGGCCTGGACGAGGACGTCTATGCCGTCCTCACCGGCCAGGGGGCCAGCCGCGGCATCCCCGCCTGGGTGGGACAGGTAGTGGCCGGCGCCGTAGACGCCGACCTGCTCGATTACGTCCGCCGCGACGCCTATTACGCCGGCCTGACCCAGGCCTATGACGACCGGATATTCGCCTATTTCTCCCTCACGGGCGACCAGTTGACCTTCAACCTCACCAGGCATGGCATGGAACGCCCCGACGCGCGCTCGGAGCTCTCCCACCTGCTGCGCCTGCGCTACTTCCTCACCGAGCGCCTCTATTACCATCACGCCAAGATCGCAGCCGGGGCCATGGTGGCCCGGGCGGTGGAACTGGCCACCAGCCAGGGCCTCACCGAAGTGCATCTGTACGATCAGACCGACGAAACCCTGCTGGAGTGCCTCCCCGCCCTCGTTCCGGACGGCCCGCCCCAACCCGGCATCTCTTTCCTGCTGCGCGCGGTGCGGGAGCGCCGTCTCTACAAGCGTGCCTACGTCTTATCCCTGGACGGCATAGGAGAGGAAGCCCAGCGCCACCTTATCGGGCAATACCGCCCTTCTCCTTCCGCTCGCCACGCCCTGGAGGCCGAACTCGCCCGCGCCGCCGGCATGACCGCCCCATCCCGAGCCGCGGCCGCAGGCATCGCCGTTCCCGCGAGCGTTCCATCGCAAGCCGGTGCCGCGGGCACGACCACCCCCGCGGAAGTGGGGGTCATCGTTTACTGCCCGGAAGCCAGCACCATGAAAGAAGCGGCGGTACCGGTCATCACGCCCGCCGGGCTCCGCCTCCTCAACGAACCAGAGGTAGGCCGTCGAGAAATCACCTGCCTGGACGAGATGTACCGCCACCTCTGGCGATTCTACATCTTCGCCCCCGCCGACTTCGCCCCCGCGGTGGGCAGAGCCGCCGAAGAAATCCTCGGCTTCCCCAACGAGCACCGCACCGCTCCCTGA
- the tilS gene encoding tRNA lysidine(34) synthetase TilS, producing the protein MGDVYGRVLRYAERHQMFSPGDAVVVAVSGGADSVALLHLLWRMAGRLGLRLHVGHLNHLLRGGQAEEDARFVAELAGFLGIPCTVGREDVAARAASARVGLEEAGREARYDFLRRLAAEVGARRIALGHTRDDQAETVLMRLLRGTGIEGLAGIPPVRGPIVRPLLTVGHAELEEYCREQGLTWRLDPYNFDPGYLRNRVRHRLLPCLEEVAGAGVRERLAELAEALRSDVEWLREVEEQTLARVATRRGDSVVLDAARLEALSPALRGRLVRRAVHMVKQPGRQLGLAHVQAVLDLLARRTPAGEGAPEVHLPGGVVAWVASDGLVIEPAVAERQSTGAGPVGGVTRRGKRERPVGYQYALPVPGFVEVPEAGLILHAHVLHDPAAQGAEPGRLARRAMLDYNKTGAQLLVRSWRPGDRFVPLGMESPKKLHDFFVDEKVPRVQRQRIPLVLSGDEIIWVVGYRIDHRYRVTPATRDILVLEASGMEDLEEERGA; encoded by the coding sequence TTGGGCGACGTATACGGACGGGTCCTGAGATATGCGGAGCGCCACCAGATGTTCTCTCCCGGGGACGCTGTGGTGGTGGCGGTGTCGGGGGGTGCGGATTCCGTAGCTCTCCTGCATCTCCTGTGGCGGATGGCGGGACGTCTGGGACTGCGCCTGCACGTGGGGCACCTCAACCACCTCCTGCGGGGCGGCCAGGCGGAGGAAGACGCCAGGTTCGTGGCGGAACTGGCCGGGTTCTTGGGGATCCCCTGTACGGTGGGTCGGGAAGATGTGGCCGCCCGCGCCGCCTCTGCCCGCGTGGGACTGGAGGAGGCGGGCAGGGAGGCCCGTTATGACTTTCTGCGCCGGCTGGCGGCCGAGGTCGGTGCCCGGCGCATCGCCCTCGGCCATACGCGCGACGACCAGGCGGAGACGGTCCTCATGCGGCTCTTGAGGGGGACGGGCATTGAGGGGCTGGCGGGCATCCCCCCGGTGAGGGGTCCCATCGTACGCCCCCTGCTGACCGTGGGACATGCGGAACTTGAGGAGTACTGTCGAGAGCAGGGCCTGACCTGGCGCCTTGATCCCTATAATTTCGACCCCGGCTATCTGCGCAACCGGGTGCGCCATCGCCTCCTGCCCTGCCTGGAGGAAGTGGCGGGGGCGGGGGTGCGCGAGCGGTTGGCTGAACTGGCCGAGGCACTGCGGTCCGACGTGGAGTGGCTGCGGGAGGTAGAGGAGCAAACCCTGGCCCGCGTGGCCACCCGGCGCGGAGACAGTGTGGTGCTTGACGCGGCTCGCCTGGAGGCTCTTTCCCCGGCCCTCAGGGGACGGCTGGTGAGGCGGGCCGTCCACATGGTCAAGCAGCCTGGCCGCCAGCTGGGGCTCGCCCACGTGCAGGCGGTGTTGGACCTGCTCGCCAGGCGGACCCCCGCGGGCGAGGGTGCGCCGGAGGTGCACCTGCCCGGGGGAGTGGTGGCTTGGGTGGCTTCCGATGGTTTGGTGATCGAGCCTGCGGTTGCGGAGCGCCAGTCCACAGGAGCCGGGCCGGTGGGCGGGGTCACGAGAAGGGGCAAGCGGGAAAGACCGGTTGGTTATCAGTATGCACTGCCGGTGCCGGGGTTCGTGGAGGTGCCTGAAGCGGGCCTGATCCTTCACGCCCATGTGCTACACGACCCGGCCGCGCAGGGTGCGGAGCCCGGGCGCCTTGCCCGGCGCGCCATGCTGGACTATAATAAAACGGGAGCGCAGTTGCTAGTGCGTTCGTGGCGACCGGGCGACAGGTTCGTCCCGCTTGGGATGGAGTCGCCCAAGAAGCTCCACGATTTCTTCGTGGATGAGAAGGTTCCGCGGGTGCAGAGGCAACGTATCCCGCTTGTTTTGTCTGGAGACGAAATCATCTGGGTGGTGGGGTATCGCATCGACCATCGCTACCGGGTGACGCCCGCCACCCGTGATATCCTGGTACTGGAAGCGTCCGGTATGGAAGATCTCGAGGAAGAAAGGGGGGCATGA
- a CDS encoding IclR family transcriptional regulator, with protein MSNAWTGDTGIVPPAARAIRRAYGGCVRESGGRLQLRGRVAKDLRGTDGPRSVQALERALDVLEALAGQRQPMRLVDLSQQLGLHKSTVHRLLSTLGKRRYVERDGNTGRYRLGLKVFELGSRFFNSMELRQEARPLLQELVDQTLETAHLGILDEGQVVYIEKVESPQTVRMYSELGKRAPAHCTAMGKVLLAHLPEAELDRIIAMRGLTRYTSNTIVEADQLKDHLRRVAVQGYAVDDTEHEEAIRCVAAPVRNYRGEVVAALSVSGPAVRLSRERIGEVAQMVKATALRISRRLGYNGEGA; from the coding sequence ATGTCGAATGCATGGACAGGAGACACGGGGATCGTACCCCCGGCAGCACGAGCGATCCGGCGGGCCTACGGCGGCTGCGTGAGGGAGAGCGGCGGGCGCCTGCAACTCCGAGGAAGGGTGGCGAAGGATCTGAGGGGAACGGACGGGCCGCGTAGTGTGCAGGCACTTGAGAGGGCACTGGACGTCCTGGAGGCACTCGCGGGCCAGAGGCAGCCCATGCGCCTGGTGGACCTCTCCCAACAGTTGGGGCTGCACAAGAGTACGGTGCACCGCCTGCTGTCCACCCTTGGAAAACGTCGTTATGTGGAACGGGACGGCAACACGGGAAGGTATCGCTTGGGGCTGAAAGTGTTCGAATTGGGGTCCCGGTTTTTTAACAGCATGGAATTGCGGCAGGAAGCACGGCCGCTGCTGCAGGAGTTGGTGGATCAGACCCTGGAGACAGCCCACCTGGGCATCCTCGATGAGGGCCAGGTAGTTTACATCGAGAAGGTGGAGAGCCCGCAGACGGTGCGCATGTATTCGGAGCTGGGCAAGCGGGCTCCCGCCCACTGCACGGCCATGGGTAAGGTGCTGCTTGCTCACCTGCCCGAGGCGGAACTGGACCGGATCATCGCCATGCGCGGGCTCACCCGTTACACCAGCAACACCATCGTCGAGGCCGATCAGTTGAAGGATCACCTGCGCCGGGTGGCGGTGCAGGGCTATGCGGTCGATGATACCGAGCACGAGGAAGCCATCAGGTGTGTGGCAGCACCCGTGCGTAACTACCGGGGGGAGGTAGTGGCCGCGCTGAGCGTGTCGGGGCCGGCGGTGCGCCTGAGCCGGGAGCGGATCGGGGAGGTGGCCCAGATGGTGAAGGCGACGGCCCTGCGCATCTCCCGCCGGCTGGGATACAACGGGGAGGGCGCGTAG
- a CDS encoding DnaJ domain-containing protein: MRDPYQVLGLRPGASEAEIKRTYRELVKKYHPDRYRDNPLAELAEEKLREINEAYEYLMSQRQGSGPAWSRSGSGEGEARAGGRYSSGTHGDYARVRQLIDLGDLDQAEELMRNLNPRDPEWMFLKGVISLRKGWYDQAYHLFRQAAAAAPDNFEYRQAVEQMETANRAYQAAGRRREGVDPCTVCTALWCTDCMCECCGGDLIQCC, translated from the coding sequence GTGAGAGATCCATACCAGGTGCTGGGCCTGAGACCGGGTGCCAGCGAGGCGGAGATCAAGCGTACGTACAGGGAACTGGTCAAGAAGTATCATCCCGACCGGTACCGGGATAACCCTCTGGCAGAACTGGCCGAAGAGAAGCTGCGGGAGATCAACGAGGCCTACGAGTATCTGATGTCGCAGCGCCAGGGCTCCGGCCCGGCCTGGTCCCGGTCCGGCAGCGGGGAAGGGGAGGCCAGGGCGGGGGGGCGTTACAGTTCGGGCACACACGGGGATTACGCCCGCGTCCGCCAGCTCATTGATCTGGGTGACCTCGATCAGGCGGAAGAGTTAATGAGAAACCTGAATCCTCGGGATCCGGAGTGGATGTTCCTCAAGGGAGTGATATCCCTGCGCAAGGGATGGTACGACCAGGCGTACCATCTGTTCCGTCAGGCTGCCGCTGCTGCCCCGGACAATTTCGAGTACCGGCAGGCGGTCGAGCAGATGGAGACGGCCAACCGTGCGTACCAGGCGGCCGGGCGCCGCCGCGAGGGGGTCGACCCCTGCACGGTGTGCACGGCGCTGTGGTGCACCGACTGCATGTGTGAGTGCTGCGGAGGCGACCTCATCCAGTGTTGCTAG
- a CDS encoding SpoIIE family protein phosphatase, with amino-acid sequence MANGSYARWAGSWRWSRARPQPLVATASRVLGDRLWPLLVLGVLLARAGLFGSLYPFGLPFYLAVARARPRVRLPVAVALVVGAATRELLLGLELGLLLVFARLLVARLPVKADGNPLGPGVIAFCLTATVRSAAAVAAGPTPVDLALALAESCLAFLLTLVSAYAIPPRSRTEEVFEGTGRQAGRRGMEQVLALAVLGAGAVAGTAGIPLGPLEAQGTMVLVLTLVAGYAGGAGLGAAAGVVAGLVTAAPGAAWAVAVPAFAGLAAGVFRELGRVGTGIGGVLGSLLMTFHSYPHAPSGLVLVECVAALALFAVIPGGWLQAAQTAFRGAGEAELGVTRQRRLHHRVVQRLYGTSRLLADLDRSLASCASPSRVETLWEFAGPVAFRLCDRCSGFRSCWEEEFHQTYHGILGLLEVTERGGKPSLGDLPEALRRRCPHAEQLVAAVSGLGELYHTSRHSQERVQEYCSLMHEQVATLARVIGKMADQAAAPPSPAVEIHPLGYDLGSSTLPRHGERVPGDSVLVKELEEGRLLVVISDGMGVGEEAHQSSQSACTLVARMVDAGFDLSLAARLANLVMQRHGEQDRFVTLDAALLDLRTGQGAILKMGGAPSYLKRGKEVTPLYSSSWPVGILPVVRAEIQEFALGPGDLLVMATDGLWDRNGQRDEDWVLAWLSRASLVTPAEVAERLLNRVTDHGRRPLGDDVAVVVLRVLPPA; translated from the coding sequence GTGGCTAACGGTTCCTATGCCAGGTGGGCCGGTAGCTGGCGCTGGTCCCGTGCCCGTCCCCAGCCTCTGGTGGCCACTGCGAGCAGGGTGCTGGGGGACAGGCTCTGGCCCCTGCTGGTGCTGGGTGTGTTGCTGGCGAGGGCTGGCCTCTTCGGTTCGCTGTACCCCTTCGGCCTTCCCTTTTACCTGGCCGTGGCCCGTGCCCGGCCCCGCGTGCGCCTCCCGGTGGCGGTGGCCCTGGTGGTGGGGGCCGCTACCAGGGAACTGCTGCTGGGGCTGGAATTGGGTCTGCTCCTCGTGTTTGCCCGACTCCTGGTGGCACGTCTGCCGGTGAAGGCGGACGGGAACCCCCTGGGCCCGGGTGTGATTGCGTTCTGCCTGACGGCCACGGTCAGATCGGCGGCGGCCGTCGCCGCCGGCCCCACTCCTGTGGATTTGGCGCTGGCCCTGGCCGAGTCCTGCCTGGCCTTCCTCCTTACCCTGGTCAGTGCCTACGCCATACCGCCTCGCTCCCGTACTGAGGAGGTTTTCGAGGGGACGGGGAGGCAGGCCGGGAGGCGGGGTATGGAGCAGGTCCTGGCCCTGGCCGTGCTGGGGGCAGGCGCGGTGGCGGGTACGGCGGGCATCCCTCTGGGTCCCCTGGAGGCCCAGGGCACCATGGTCCTCGTCCTCACCCTGGTGGCGGGGTACGCCGGGGGTGCAGGGCTGGGAGCGGCTGCGGGCGTGGTGGCCGGCCTGGTGACGGCGGCCCCGGGGGCGGCGTGGGCGGTCGCGGTGCCGGCGTTCGCGGGTTTGGCGGCGGGTGTGTTCCGGGAACTGGGCCGGGTGGGGACCGGCATCGGTGGCGTCCTGGGTTCCCTCCTCATGACGTTTCACTCCTATCCGCACGCACCCTCCGGCCTGGTGCTGGTGGAGTGTGTGGCTGCCCTCGCCTTGTTTGCCGTTATCCCCGGGGGCTGGTTGCAGGCCGCCCAGACCGCCTTTCGGGGCGCGGGTGAGGCGGAACTGGGAGTGACGCGGCAGCGCCGGCTGCACCATCGGGTGGTGCAGCGGCTCTACGGTACATCCCGGCTGCTGGCCGATCTCGATCGCAGCCTGGCCTCTTGTGCAAGTCCGTCGCGGGTGGAAACGCTCTGGGAATTTGCGGGCCCCGTGGCCTTCCGCCTGTGCGACCGGTGCAGCGGATTCCGCTCTTGCTGGGAGGAGGAATTCCACCAGACCTACCATGGCATCCTGGGCCTCCTGGAAGTGACGGAACGGGGAGGCAAGCCCAGCCTGGGCGATCTCCCCGAGGCGCTGAGGCGCCGCTGTCCCCATGCCGAGCAACTGGTGGCGGCGGTATCGGGTCTGGGGGAACTCTACCATACGAGCCGCCACTCCCAGGAAAGAGTCCAGGAATACTGCTCCCTCATGCATGAGCAGGTGGCCACGCTGGCCCGGGTCATCGGCAAGATGGCCGACCAGGCGGCCGCGCCACCCAGTCCGGCGGTGGAAATCCACCCGCTCGGGTATGACCTGGGTTCCAGTACCCTGCCCCGGCATGGGGAAAGGGTGCCGGGGGACTCCGTGCTGGTGAAGGAACTCGAGGAAGGGCGCCTGCTGGTGGTGATTTCCGACGGGATGGGGGTGGGAGAGGAAGCCCACCAGAGCAGCCAGTCGGCCTGTACTCTGGTGGCCCGCATGGTGGATGCCGGTTTTGACCTGAGTCTGGCGGCCAGGTTGGCCAACCTGGTGATGCAACGGCACGGGGAGCAGGACCGATTTGTGACCCTCGATGCCGCCCTGCTGGATCTGCGCACGGGGCAGGGGGCCATCCTCAAGATGGGGGGTGCCCCCTCCTATCTGAAACGGGGCAAGGAGGTTACACCCCTGTACTCCTCGTCCTGGCCGGTGGGGATACTCCCTGTGGTGCGCGCGGAAATCCAGGAATTCGCCCTGGGACCGGGAGATCTGCTGGTCATGGCCACGGACGGCCTCTGGGACCGAAACGGTCAGCGTGACGAGGACTGGGTGCTGGCCTGGCTGAGCCGGGCGAGCTTGGTCACTCCCGCCGAGGTGGCCGAGCGCCTTCTTAACAGGGTTACCGATCACGGGCGCCGGCCTCTGGGCGACGATGTGGCCGTCGTGGTGTTGCGCGTGCTCCCCCCTGCATAG